In a genomic window of Sulfurisphaera tokodaii str. 7:
- a CDS encoding 4Fe-4S dicluster domain-containing protein has translation MGIDPNYRQNRQVVGEHEGHKIYGPVEPPGKLGIHGTIVGVDFDVCIADGSCINACPVNVFQWFDTPGHPASEKKADPINEKACIFCMACVNVCPVAAIDVKPP, from the coding sequence GTGGGTATAGATCCAAACTATAGGCAAAATAGGCAAGTAGTAGGAGAGCATGAAGGACATAAAATTTACGGACCAGTAGAACCTCCTGGAAAGTTGGGGATTCATGGCACAATAGTGGGAGTAGATTTCGATGTATGCATTGCAGACGGCTCCTGCATAAATGCATGCCCAGTAAATGTATTTCAATGGTTTGATACACCAGGTCATCCAGCTTCAGAAAAGAAAGCAGACCCCATTAATGAAAAAGCTTGTATATTCTGCATGGCATGCGTTAACGTATGCCCCGTAGCTGCAATAGATGTAAAACCACCATGA
- a CDS encoding methyltransferase family protein, whose translation MIPIFETQYNEELFYSVYFIVFSVDFIIAYRNMWVRRRAEVREREFSTFFIFIGALFFTIFFSFFFGYYSYFSGIGELPEAFIYIGLVFMIAGESFRIWAILTLGKYFSPVVTVYSDQRVISWGPYSLVRHPAYGGAIILLLGVALSLRSLFSLPLVLVDIAVYNYRANLEERLLIQNLGEEYLDYKKRVKKKIIPYVF comes from the coding sequence ATGATTCCAATATTTGAAACCCAGTACAATGAAGAACTATTTTATTCTGTTTATTTCATAGTGTTTTCAGTAGATTTCATTATTGCTTACCGTAACATGTGGGTGAGAAGAAGAGCAGAAGTAAGAGAAAGAGAATTCTCAACTTTCTTTATCTTCATAGGGGCATTATTTTTTACAATCTTCTTCTCCTTCTTTTTTGGATATTATTCCTACTTTAGTGGAATAGGAGAACTACCCGAAGCATTTATATACATAGGTTTAGTCTTTATGATAGCAGGAGAGAGTTTTAGGATATGGGCAATACTTACTCTAGGCAAATACTTCTCACCCGTTGTTACAGTATATTCAGACCAGAGAGTTATAAGCTGGGGCCCTTATAGTCTTGTAAGACATCCCGCATACGGCGGTGCTATTATATTACTCCTAGGTGTGGCCTTATCTTTAAGGAGCCTATTTTCTCTACCACTGGTCTTAGTAGATATTGCAGTCTATAATTATAGAGCTAACTTAGAGGAAAGGTTATTAATCCAGAACTTAGGAGAGGAATATCTTGATTATAAGAAGAGAGTAAAGAAAAAAATCATTCCATACGTATTTTGA